A genomic window from Lentibacter algarum includes:
- a CDS encoding extracellular solute-binding protein produces the protein MKLLTTSAMALALLANTATADGELVVYHWFEYMPAELLEKFETETGINVTMDTYDSNEAMLASLKAGGMGTYDVAVPGDYMVKIMAGEGLLDTIADGELANKGNIAPEWADPSFDPGRAHSIPYQWGSTAFAVDTATYTGDINTTDLLFNPPAELSGKINMLDSQGEVMALASLHMGIPQCSSDRDQLQALNDMLQAAKTHWASFNSDTSREVLVSGDVTVGMIYDGFAAKARAERDTIKYAFPMQGYVVWMDNVVLLKDAPNRANALIFMDFLLQPENIAAVSNYARYGLGVTRATEFLDPELATAPEANPPATAGKGAFIEVCDQETQAVYDQIWTNLKN, from the coding sequence ATGAAACTGCTTACAACATCCGCCATGGCCTTGGCGCTTCTGGCAAATACAGCTACTGCTGACGGCGAGCTCGTGGTTTATCACTGGTTTGAGTATATGCCTGCTGAACTGCTGGAAAAGTTCGAGACTGAAACTGGCATCAACGTCACGATGGATACTTACGATTCCAATGAGGCAATGCTGGCGTCCCTTAAAGCAGGCGGCATGGGCACCTATGACGTCGCCGTTCCCGGCGATTATATGGTTAAGATCATGGCTGGCGAAGGCTTGCTCGATACCATCGCAGACGGTGAGTTGGCGAACAAAGGAAATATCGCGCCTGAATGGGCTGATCCTTCTTTTGATCCGGGTCGCGCGCATTCAATTCCATACCAGTGGGGATCGACAGCATTTGCAGTTGATACCGCCACATATACTGGCGACATCAACACAACCGATTTGCTGTTTAACCCACCTGCGGAACTGTCTGGCAAGATCAACATGCTCGACAGCCAAGGCGAAGTGATGGCACTCGCGTCTTTGCACATGGGTATTCCGCAATGTTCTTCGGACCGCGACCAACTCCAAGCCCTCAATGATATGCTTCAGGCAGCCAAAACACATTGGGCGTCTTTCAACTCTGACACGTCCCGCGAAGTGTTGGTGTCCGGCGATGTCACCGTTGGCATGATCTATGACGGCTTTGCCGCCAAGGCCCGCGCAGAACGCGACACCATCAAATACGCCTTCCCGATGCAGGGTTACGTCGTGTGGATGGACAACGTTGTTCTACTGAAAGACGCGCCAAACCGCGCCAACGCCCTCATCTTCATGGACTTTTTGCTTCAGCCAGAAAATATCGCAGCGGTATCGAACTACGCCCGTTATGGTTTGGGTGTGACGAGAGCCACTGAATTCCTTGACCCAGAGCTTGCGACAGCACCAGAGGCGAACCCACCAGCAACCGCTGGTAAGGGCGCGTTCATTGAGGTTTGCGATCAAGAAACTCAAGCCGTCTACGACCAAATCTGGACGAACTTGAAAAACTAA
- a CDS encoding amidase, translating to MNVVEATIADLRSALENGEITSAGLVSAYLDRIEKYDRSGPCLNAVPVLNPEAMTEAKESDVRRKRGKIRGLLDGIPYTAKNSYKVKGLTVAAGSPAFANLISTDDAFAIAQLRKAGAIMLGLTNMPPMANGGMQRGLYGRAESPYNADYLTAAFASGSSNGSGTATAASFAAFGLGEETWSSGRAPASNNALCAYTPSRGVISVRGNWPLVPTMDVVVPQTRCMADMLEVLDIVVKDDPDPRGDFWRSQPWVTLPCASQVRPASYRALADTSLRGKRFGVPAMYINKDADAGTSKATGIGGPTGQKIETRASIITLWNVARQALEKAGAEVVTVEFPVVSNYEGDRKNAPTIGTRGILPKDYLRHEITDLSVWAWDDFLKTNGDSNLPCLAEVDGTKIFPSPDGSLPDRYTGFEDDIADYPALARANPRDSFLDIPTLASGLRGLEESRRIDLENWMDDLGLDAVIFPAVADVAPADADINPVSADLAWRNGVWVANGNLAIRHLGIPTVTVPMGLMHDIHMPVGLTFAGRAYSDSALLALACAFEATGPYRTQPPRTSCA from the coding sequence ATGAACGTCGTTGAGGCCACGATTGCAGACCTTCGCAGCGCCCTTGAGAACGGTGAGATCACCAGCGCCGGTCTCGTGAGTGCATACCTGGACCGTATTGAAAAATATGACCGCAGCGGCCCCTGTCTGAATGCCGTACCCGTGTTAAACCCTGAAGCAATGACCGAGGCCAAGGAGTCTGACGTGCGCAGGAAACGCGGCAAAATCCGTGGGCTGCTCGATGGCATCCCCTACACCGCCAAGAACAGTTATAAGGTAAAAGGGCTGACGGTCGCCGCCGGTTCGCCTGCTTTTGCGAACCTGATCTCAACCGATGACGCATTTGCGATTGCACAATTGCGCAAGGCTGGCGCGATCATGTTGGGGCTTACCAATATGCCCCCCATGGCAAATGGCGGCATGCAACGCGGTCTCTATGGACGTGCGGAATCGCCGTATAACGCCGACTATCTGACAGCCGCCTTCGCCTCGGGGTCGTCGAACGGGTCTGGCACCGCAACGGCCGCCAGCTTTGCCGCCTTCGGTTTGGGAGAGGAAACGTGGTCAAGTGGTCGTGCGCCCGCGTCCAACAACGCACTGTGCGCCTATACCCCCAGCCGTGGGGTGATTTCTGTGCGCGGCAACTGGCCGCTGGTCCCCACCATGGATGTTGTCGTGCCGCAGACGCGCTGCATGGCAGACATGTTGGAAGTCTTGGATATTGTGGTCAAAGATGACCCTGATCCACGTGGCGATTTTTGGCGCTCCCAGCCGTGGGTGACCCTGCCGTGCGCGTCGCAAGTCCGCCCTGCGTCATACCGCGCCTTGGCTGACACCTCCCTGCGCGGCAAACGGTTCGGCGTGCCCGCAATGTATATCAACAAAGACGCAGATGCAGGCACCTCCAAGGCCACTGGAATTGGAGGTCCGACGGGCCAAAAAATTGAAACGCGCGCATCCATCATAACGCTGTGGAATGTGGCTCGTCAGGCTCTTGAAAAGGCGGGGGCCGAGGTCGTCACAGTCGAGTTTCCAGTGGTTTCCAACTATGAGGGCGACCGGAAAAATGCGCCAACTATCGGGACGCGTGGCATCCTCCCCAAAGACTACCTCCGTCACGAAATCACCGATCTTTCGGTCTGGGCTTGGGACGATTTCCTGAAAACCAACGGCGATTCGAACTTGCCATGTTTGGCCGAAGTTGACGGGACCAAAATCTTTCCGTCGCCAGATGGGAGCTTACCCGATCGTTATACGGGTTTTGAGGATGATATCGCAGACTACCCCGCACTTGCCCGTGCCAACCCACGCGATAGCTTTTTAGACATCCCGACACTGGCAAGCGGCTTGCGCGGGCTCGAAGAATCGCGGCGCATCGACCTTGAGAATTGGATGGATGATCTCGGCCTTGATGCGGTCATTTTCCCCGCTGTTGCGGACGTCGCGCCTGCTGACGCAGATATCAACCCCGTCTCTGCCGACCTTGCGTGGCGCAACGGTGTATGGGTCGCAAATGGCAACCTCGCGATCCGCCATCTAGGCATTCCAACCGTCACCGTCCCAATGGGGCTGATGCACGACATCCACATGCCAGTCGGGCTCACCTTTGCTGGGCGCGCGTATTCTGACAGCGCCCTGTTAGCACTGGCCTGCGCATTTGAAGCAACAGGCCCCTACCGAACCCAACCCCCGAGGACATCATGCGCATAG
- a CDS encoding carbon-nitrogen hydrolase family protein, producing the protein MRIAIYQMNSVDRSIAENTALFDQICANAKAGGADLIIFPEMALTGYNIGADRIKQLAQSRNGAMVQGLKIMAARHDIGVLCGFPEADGEQVFNAAAFIDATGAVLSICRKAHLFGDVDRAAFSAADTLCPLVQFGDWSFGLAICYDVEFPELVRAYALAGADAVLVPTANMLPYIGVATRVVPARAEENEIYVAYANRVGVEGTFEYCGLSCIAGPNGIDLARAGGNEELIFADISKEHLSQVRKSLSHLNDRREDLYP; encoded by the coding sequence ATGCGCATAGCAATCTATCAAATGAACTCCGTTGACCGCAGCATTGCGGAAAACACAGCATTGTTCGACCAGATCTGCGCCAATGCAAAGGCGGGCGGAGCGGATCTGATTATCTTCCCGGAAATGGCCCTCACTGGATATAACATTGGCGCAGACCGAATTAAGCAACTGGCACAGTCACGAAATGGCGCAATGGTGCAAGGCTTGAAAATTATGGCAGCACGTCATGACATCGGCGTGCTTTGCGGTTTTCCTGAAGCGGACGGCGAGCAGGTGTTCAACGCTGCCGCCTTCATCGACGCCACAGGCGCCGTGCTTTCGATTTGCCGCAAAGCGCATCTGTTCGGCGACGTGGATCGCGCGGCGTTTAGTGCGGCTGACACCCTTTGCCCACTGGTGCAGTTTGGCGATTGGTCCTTCGGGCTTGCCATTTGCTATGATGTCGAGTTTCCCGAATTGGTCCGTGCCTATGCACTGGCGGGTGCGGACGCTGTTCTAGTCCCCACTGCGAATATGCTGCCCTACATCGGGGTCGCGACACGGGTCGTGCCTGCCCGCGCCGAGGAAAACGAAATCTATGTCGCTTATGCCAACCGCGTTGGTGTCGAGGGCACGTTTGAATACTGCGGGCTTTCCTGCATCGCGGGGCCAAACGGGATCGATTTGGCGCGCGCTGGGGGCAACGAGGAGTTGATCTTCGCGGATATTTCCAAGGAGCACCTTTCGCAGGTGCGCAAATCACTCTCCCACCTCAATGATCGGCGCGAGGATTTGTATCCTTGA
- a CDS encoding tyrosine-type recombinase/integrase encodes MRQLRDDTHLILDGEVRVYRRERSKRWQAAFVIDGHTIRISTGKRDLAEAKEYARDTFLEYKFRHKNDLPVVTKKFSDVAKLAIADMRKQLDASLGRKVFADYIVCVERYLIPFFGAQYVTTIDYEKVQQFYEWRRAKMGREPKASTLNTHNSAMNRVFEEAVARGFIAHKNVPLLVNRGEKSERRPDFTREEYATLIPKLPSWIDAGKAGKPTDMRHLMRDYVLIMANTGMRHGTEALNLRWKHVTLFEEKDLQYLEMSVTGKTGRRDIICRSGTINYLKRIHERSEDISHIPFEDLLKQRVDLPVFRLPDGTVSKNIHQTFRKFLTDTGLITCPRTGQNRTLYSLRHTYATFALLNDGMDIHALAVQMGTSIGMIERHYSHLTPRLKKDMLTGKRYELSRDEFEDR; translated from the coding sequence ATGCGGCAGCTGCGTGATGATACACATCTGATACTGGACGGCGAGGTGCGGGTGTATCGGCGTGAGCGCAGCAAGCGCTGGCAGGCAGCCTTTGTAATTGATGGGCACACCATCCGCATCAGCACGGGCAAGCGTGACTTAGCTGAGGCCAAGGAATATGCCCGCGACACGTTTTTGGAATACAAGTTCCGCCACAAAAACGATCTGCCTGTTGTGACCAAGAAGTTCTCTGATGTTGCTAAGCTGGCCATTGCCGACATGCGCAAGCAATTGGATGCGAGTTTAGGGCGTAAAGTGTTTGCTGATTACATCGTGTGTGTTGAGCGCTACCTCATCCCCTTCTTCGGTGCACAGTATGTGACCACCATTGATTATGAGAAGGTGCAACAGTTCTACGAGTGGCGGCGTGCTAAGATGGGGCGTGAGCCTAAGGCCTCAACGCTGAATACCCATAACTCAGCCATGAACCGTGTGTTTGAAGAAGCGGTCGCGCGGGGCTTTATCGCGCATAAGAATGTGCCACTGCTGGTAAACCGCGGCGAGAAGAGCGAACGACGTCCAGACTTTACCCGCGAAGAATACGCCACGCTCATCCCCAAGCTGCCCAGCTGGATCGATGCAGGCAAGGCAGGCAAACCCACAGACATGCGCCACCTTATGCGGGACTATGTGTTGATAATGGCCAATACAGGCATGCGGCACGGCACAGAGGCGCTGAACCTACGCTGGAAGCATGTGACGCTGTTTGAGGAAAAGGATCTGCAGTATTTGGAGATGAGCGTGACGGGTAAGACTGGTCGCAGGGACATCATCTGCCGCAGTGGCACGATTAACTATCTTAAGCGCATACACGAACGCAGTGAAGACATAAGCCACATCCCCTTTGAAGACCTGCTCAAGCAGCGTGTCGATCTGCCCGTGTTCAGATTGCCCGATGGAACCGTATCCAAAAACATCCACCAGACGTTCCGTAAGTTCCTTACGGATACAGGGCTGATTACATGCCCGCGTACAGGGCAGAACAGAACGCTCTACAGTCTACGCCACACCTATGCGACCTTTGCCCTACTCAACGACGGGATGGATATCCACGCACTCGCTGTGCAGATGGGCACATCAATCGGCATGATTGAGCGGCACTACAGTCATCTGACGCCACGGCTCAAGAAGGACATGCTGACTGGTAAGCGGTATGAGTTGTCGCGGGATGAGTTTGAAGATCGCTAA
- a CDS encoding efflux RND transporter permease subunit, whose protein sequence is MDVARFSIVNPIYTWIVILMCLLGGIWGFSSLGRLEDPAFTIKVAIVVTQYPGASAEEVATEVSEPIESAIQKMGEVKLIETMNQPALSWITVEMEDHYDGSELPSIWTKLRNRVSEAALPSGATAPYVNDSFGDVYGLYYAITAPGFSDREINNLADFLRREVLSVEGVADAVISGAPNERIYVEPDLALSTSLGIPPAMMQAALANADEIVEGGSIQDAEGRTLIQRPDGSDSVSAIAALSVGVGGQIVNLSDFADVYRGREDNPDLILRHNGVEAFSLGVAGLSTENIVEVGHAVDARLELLKQSIPVGITIEPIYQQHVVVEEASNSFLVNLAMSVAIVIIVLAVFMGWRAAVVVGVTLLLTVVGTLFFMALGSIEMERISLGALIIAMGMLVDNAIVVAEGMQINMQRGQTSREASTEAASKTQIPLLGATVIGIMAFAGIGLSPDATGEFLFSLFAVIAISLMSSWVLAITVTPLLGHYFFRQGEKGASGGYDGAIFRGYASLLRASLKLRWLVLVGLIGTTVVCYAMFGQIKQQFFPDSNTPLYFVNYKLPQGAGIDQTSSDMQTLENWLVERDDVIAVTSYSGMGASRFMLTYDSEDPNPSYGHLIVRVTTLDVIQSEMDELEAFAVEAVPQGEFRVKRLAFGPGGGAPIEVRFSGADPAVLRDLADEAVERLSAASPNIISPRYDWREKELVLRPIYAGDRAQESGISRSDITSILQFATEGTAAGVFREGDRQIPIILRTAPDAGLSLMDHVIYSESNDTLVPMAQAIDGFRFEPQDTLVFRRDRANVITVGADIPRNLTAAGVLAEVRATIEDMSIPDGYTMEWGGEYESSTDAQASLGSQLPMSIIIMVLITVLLFNALRQPLIIWLLVPMSVNGVSLALLGTGLPFTFTALLGLLSLSGMLIKNGIVLVEEIDLTRKADPDMPLEDAIVTASTSRLRPVFLAAATTILGMLPLLWDAFFQSMAATIMGGLAFASLLTMVAAPVLYYVFFKRSKGPVDNSAKMVA, encoded by the coding sequence ATGGATGTTGCTCGTTTCTCTATTGTTAATCCGATCTACACTTGGATCGTAATCCTGATGTGTCTGTTGGGTGGCATCTGGGGGTTCTCATCGCTCGGGCGGCTCGAAGACCCTGCGTTTACGATCAAAGTGGCTATTGTTGTCACACAATATCCCGGCGCCTCTGCAGAAGAAGTCGCGACGGAAGTGTCCGAGCCTATTGAATCAGCCATTCAAAAGATGGGTGAGGTCAAGCTGATCGAAACCATGAACCAACCGGCGCTGTCGTGGATCACCGTGGAGATGGAAGATCATTACGACGGCAGCGAGCTGCCAAGTATTTGGACAAAACTTCGCAATCGGGTCAGTGAGGCCGCGTTACCAAGCGGGGCAACCGCGCCCTATGTCAATGACAGTTTCGGCGATGTTTATGGACTCTACTATGCGATCACCGCGCCCGGCTTCAGTGATCGTGAAATCAATAATCTGGCTGATTTCTTACGGCGAGAGGTGCTCTCGGTTGAGGGCGTCGCCGATGCGGTGATTTCCGGCGCACCAAACGAACGCATCTATGTTGAGCCCGATCTGGCGCTGTCCACATCGCTAGGCATTCCGCCTGCCATGATGCAGGCCGCGCTGGCCAACGCCGATGAAATTGTCGAAGGCGGGTCTATTCAGGACGCCGAAGGCCGCACACTTATTCAACGCCCTGACGGGTCTGACAGTGTTTCAGCCATTGCGGCGCTTTCCGTTGGTGTTGGCGGGCAGATCGTGAACCTGTCAGATTTCGCAGATGTTTACCGTGGACGCGAAGACAACCCCGATCTGATTCTCCGCCACAATGGAGTTGAAGCGTTCAGTCTTGGCGTTGCGGGCCTTTCGACAGAAAACATCGTCGAAGTTGGCCATGCCGTCGACGCAAGACTGGAACTGCTAAAACAATCCATCCCCGTCGGTATTACGATCGAACCCATCTACCAACAACACGTCGTCGTCGAGGAAGCCTCGAACTCCTTTCTTGTGAACCTCGCCATGTCGGTAGCCATCGTGATCATCGTGCTCGCCGTTTTCATGGGTTGGCGGGCGGCTGTGGTTGTCGGGGTAACACTATTACTCACCGTCGTCGGCACTTTGTTCTTCATGGCGCTTGGCTCCATTGAAATGGAACGCATCTCGCTTGGCGCGTTGATCATCGCGATGGGGATGCTGGTGGATAACGCCATCGTCGTCGCAGAAGGCATGCAGATCAATATGCAGCGCGGCCAGACATCCCGTGAAGCCTCGACCGAGGCAGCCAGCAAGACGCAAATCCCACTTCTCGGGGCCACGGTCATCGGCATCATGGCCTTTGCCGGGATCGGCCTGAGTCCCGATGCGACGGGCGAATTCCTGTTCTCTTTATTTGCCGTCATTGCCATTTCGCTGATGTCGTCGTGGGTTCTGGCAATCACCGTTACCCCGCTGCTGGGCCACTACTTTTTCCGCCAAGGTGAAAAGGGCGCGAGCGGCGGCTACGATGGTGCCATCTTCCGCGGCTATGCCAGTCTGCTGCGTGCCAGCCTCAAACTGCGCTGGCTGGTTCTTGTCGGACTTATCGGCACGACGGTGGTTTGTTATGCCATGTTTGGCCAAATCAAGCAGCAGTTCTTTCCTGACAGCAACACGCCGCTCTATTTCGTGAACTATAAACTGCCCCAAGGCGCCGGCATCGATCAGACGTCCAGCGACATGCAAACGCTGGAGAATTGGCTGGTTGAACGCGACGACGTGATCGCCGTGACGTCCTATTCCGGTATGGGCGCGTCGCGTTTCATGCTGACTTACGACAGCGAAGACCCCAACCCCAGCTATGGCCACCTGATCGTCCGCGTCACCACGCTGGACGTGATCCAGTCCGAAATGGACGAGCTGGAGGCCTTTGCAGTGGAAGCAGTTCCGCAGGGTGAATTCCGCGTCAAACGTCTGGCATTCGGCCCCGGTGGCGGTGCCCCGATCGAAGTGCGGTTTTCCGGCGCTGATCCGGCGGTCCTGCGTGATCTGGCGGACGAAGCCGTTGAGCGGCTGAGTGCCGCGTCCCCCAACATTATATCCCCCCGTTATGACTGGCGTGAAAAAGAACTGGTGCTGCGCCCGATCTATGCCGGAGACCGTGCTCAGGAGTCCGGCATTTCACGCTCCGACATCACCAGCATCTTGCAGTTCGCCACCGAAGGCACCGCGGCTGGCGTGTTTCGTGAGGGCGACCGCCAAATCCCGATCATTCTGCGCACCGCGCCGGATGCGGGCCTGTCGCTGATGGACCACGTCATCTATTCCGAAAGCAACGATACTTTGGTGCCGATGGCGCAGGCGATCGACGGGTTCAGGTTCGAGCCGCAGGATACGTTGGTATTTCGCCGTGACCGCGCGAATGTCATCACTGTTGGTGCCGATATCCCCCGCAACCTGACGGCAGCCGGAGTTCTGGCCGAAGTGCGCGCCACCATTGAAGATATGTCCATTCCGGATGGGTATACGATGGAATGGGGGGGCGAATACGAAAGCTCAACTGATGCGCAGGCCTCTCTCGGCTCCCAGCTCCCGATGAGCATTATCATTATGGTGCTCATCACCGTTCTTCTGTTCAACGCTCTGCGTCAGCCGCTTATCATCTGGCTATTGGTGCCAATGTCGGTCAACGGGGTTAGCCTTGCACTGTTGGGCACTGGTTTGCCATTCACCTTCACCGCGCTTCTTGGCCTCTTGTCGCTGTCCGGCATGTTGATCAAAAATGGGATCGTGCTGGTCGAAGAGATCGACCTCACACGAAAGGCCGACCCCGACATGCCACTGGAAGACGCCATTGTAACCGCTTCGACATCGCGCTTGCGGCCGGTGTTTCTTGCGGCGGCAACGACGATCCTCGGCATGTTGCCGCTTCTTTGGGATGCTTTTTTCCAGTCCATGGCCGCAACCATTATGGGCGGACTAGCCTTCGCATCCCTGCTGACGATGGTTGCCGCACCGGTGCTGTATTACGTGTTCTTTAAGCGATCAAAGGGGCCCGTAGACAATTCCGCAAAAATGGTTGCGTGA
- a CDS encoding efflux RND transporter periplasmic adaptor subunit: protein MKRLKLVVQGIATAFVLALPHQSEAQTSIVKIETVEASGSGLSRTFFGHVVARETVDLAFQVSGQIIDFPVDEGADVPKGGLVASLDLVPFELALEEARLNSDQANRTLDRYRQLEGSAVSQTAVQDAETQVELASVAMRNAERALEQATLHAPFEALVASRLVPNFSTTSAGMPVVRLHDMSDLRIEIEVPETLFQQAGRDPNIEIYAEFTGNPNRYPLAVKEVNAETAAVGQTYSITLGMAPKNDLTVWPGSSVKVTASLFADDAPILVPASAIVIGNDGSTSVMVFIPTGGIEGTVTHTPVEIAATESGEVEILSGLEVGQEIVAVGASTLVDGQDVRRFTGFGG, encoded by the coding sequence ATGAAACGGTTGAAGCTGGTGGTGCAAGGTATTGCGACCGCTTTTGTCTTGGCGTTGCCACATCAAAGCGAAGCGCAGACATCCATTGTGAAAATTGAAACCGTTGAAGCCTCGGGGTCTGGTCTCAGCCGTACTTTCTTCGGCCATGTCGTCGCACGGGAAACCGTGGATTTGGCCTTTCAGGTTTCGGGGCAAATCATTGATTTCCCGGTGGATGAAGGCGCTGATGTGCCCAAAGGCGGTTTGGTTGCCAGCCTTGATCTTGTCCCGTTCGAGCTGGCCCTGGAAGAGGCCCGCCTTAATAGCGATCAGGCCAATCGCACATTGGACCGGTATCGCCAACTGGAAGGCAGCGCCGTGAGCCAGACCGCAGTTCAGGACGCCGAAACGCAAGTCGAACTAGCCAGCGTTGCGATGCGCAATGCTGAACGCGCGCTGGAACAAGCCACCTTGCACGCGCCTTTCGAGGCACTGGTCGCTTCACGTCTGGTGCCGAATTTTTCAACCACGAGCGCCGGAATGCCGGTTGTGCGGTTGCATGACATGTCCGATCTGCGGATCGAAATCGAAGTGCCCGAGACCTTGTTTCAACAAGCGGGCCGCGACCCAAACATCGAGATTTACGCCGAGTTTACGGGTAATCCGAACCGGTACCCCCTCGCGGTAAAGGAAGTGAACGCAGAAACGGCTGCGGTCGGCCAAACCTATTCAATCACGCTTGGCATGGCGCCAAAGAATGATTTGACCGTCTGGCCCGGATCGTCAGTCAAGGTCACGGCTAGCTTGTTCGCCGACGATGCCCCGATACTCGTTCCGGCGTCCGCGATTGTCATCGGCAATGACGGTAGCACCAGCGTTATGGTGTTCATTCCGACGGGCGGCATCGAGGGCACAGTCACACATACGCCCGTTGAGATTGCTGCCACCGAGAGTGGTGAGGTCGAAATCCTGTCCGGACTAGAGGTCGGGCAAGAGATTGTCGCCGTTGGCGCATCTACACTTGTCGATGGCCAAGACGTACGCCGTTTCACCGGTTTCGGGGGCTAA
- a CDS encoding tyrosine-type recombinase/integrase has translation MRQAQTLNEAQLRRVIQYCRSRRHPVRDETIILTSFYAGLRAKEIAALTVGNVFDEAGNVREQFILSAAQSKGGHTRTVYLNQRLRKALGDYGAIKYLGDPQRPLFESQKGGHFSANTMCQLFLDIYKAVGLKDASSHSGRRTYITRLANKGVGVRLLAELAGHSHISTTQRYIDVNSEQLSEAVELL, from the coding sequence ATGCGCCAAGCACAGACATTGAACGAGGCGCAGCTGCGCAGGGTTATACAGTATTGCCGCAGCAGGCGTCATCCTGTGCGTGATGAGACGATCATACTCACCAGCTTCTACGCAGGGCTGAGGGCCAAGGAGATCGCAGCGCTCACAGTTGGCAATGTGTTTGATGAAGCAGGCAACGTGCGTGAGCAGTTCATACTGAGCGCAGCACAGAGCAAAGGCGGGCATACACGCACTGTGTATCTCAACCAGCGCTTGCGGAAGGCACTTGGAGACTATGGCGCGATTAAATACTTGGGCGATCCTCAGCGCCCGCTGTTTGAGAGCCAAAAGGGTGGGCACTTCTCAGCCAACACCATGTGTCAGCTGTTCTTGGACATTTACAAAGCTGTGGGTCTCAAGGATGCTTCAAGCCATTCGGGAAGACGCACTTACATCACGAGGTTGGCCAACAAAGGCGTGGGGGTGCGCTTGTTAGCAGAGCTGGCGGGGCATAGTCACATAAGCACTACCCAGAGATATATCGATGTGAATTCTGAGCAGCTTAGCGAGGCTGTGGAGCTGCTGTAG
- a CDS encoding BLUF domain-containing protein encodes MIRSILYQSTAQTEFPSNVDHDILEAAWRHNTEMGVTGYLLRTRSKYFQLLEGADDVLEDLLAIIGKDNRHTEMQILSDNTSSQRCFTDWAMGYHLVTENERDEFDGWLKDGDEFSISMIAYMQLMATERQARSPMQSKAK; translated from the coding sequence ATGATACGTTCTATTCTTTACCAAAGCACTGCACAAACTGAGTTTCCGAGCAATGTAGACCACGACATCCTTGAGGCAGCGTGGCGGCATAACACAGAAATGGGCGTAACTGGGTATCTGCTGCGCACACGAAGTAAGTACTTTCAGCTGTTGGAAGGGGCGGATGACGTGCTGGAGGATCTCCTTGCTATAATAGGCAAAGACAACCGCCACACAGAAATGCAAATACTGAGTGACAACACATCTAGCCAACGTTGCTTTACTGATTGGGCCATGGGTTATCACCTCGTGACAGAGAATGAACGGGATGAATTTGATGGCTGGCTCAAAGACGGAGATGAGTTCAGCATTAGCATGATCGCTTATATGCAGTTGATGGCCACAGAGCGCCAAGCAAGATCGCCCATGCAATCTAAAGCAAAATAG
- a CDS encoding DUF3768 domain-containing protein — protein sequence MPDANTAKIAALNDRARQRLDHCRWILTQGVLSCDPLTVAELLIAVEDFDAFTADNDPYAEHDFGAVKLSGNTFFWKIDTYDLDLQMHSPDSTDTNVTTRVLTIMLAEEY from the coding sequence ATGCCTGACGCAAACACAGCTAAAATAGCAGCACTTAATGATCGAGCGCGGCAGCGTCTTGATCATTGTCGCTGGATACTCACTCAAGGCGTGTTGTCTTGCGATCCACTCACAGTGGCAGAGCTGCTGATTGCCGTAGAGGACTTCGATGCCTTTACCGCCGACAACGACCCATATGCGGAGCACGACTTTGGGGCTGTCAAACTCTCAGGTAACACGTTCTTTTGGAAGATCGATACCTACGATCTAGACCTGCAAATGCACTCGCCTGATTCAACAGATACAAATGTAACCACCCGTGTCCTCACCATCATGCTGGCTGAGGAGTATTGA
- a CDS encoding DUF6626 family protein — MSIRLLEHMRDELIATGIVQNTPEFCHSWLGRSEGYIRVLRYHNTEPSVETLSICASKLGYYAARLAASDQQDHQAWSERLANLKALCDRAIAQQSEAVWRAPERMAV; from the coding sequence ATGAGCATAAGACTATTAGAACACATGCGCGATGAATTGATCGCAACGGGCATTGTACAGAACACACCAGAGTTCTGTCACAGTTGGCTCGGACGAAGTGAGGGGTACATCCGCGTGCTGCGCTATCACAACACGGAACCCAGTGTAGAAACCCTGAGCATTTGTGCAAGCAAGCTTGGGTATTATGCAGCGCGATTGGCGGCAAGTGATCAGCAAGATCATCAAGCGTGGAGTGAGCGTTTGGCAAACCTTAAGGCACTTTGTGACAGGGCCATCGCGCAGCAGTCCGAGGCAGTGTGGCGTGCGCCGGAACGGATGGCAGTATGA